The segment CACTTTGCCCTGGATGTGGTTCCAGTATTTGGCGGCGTCTTCGGGTAGACCGGCTTCGGTCGCTAGCCGAGTCAGCATCGACTGCTGGCGCTGCTTGACCGAGCGGTGCTGGTTCACCATGCGGATACGCGCTCTGTCTTCGGTGCTGAAGGGAGCGGCTACCGCCGGGGCCACAGGAGCCGCCGCAGGAGCGGCTTCAACTGCGGGAGCCACCGCCGGGGTGCCCGTCTGGTACGTCACACCGCGATAGACCAGGTCTAGGGTGGGCTGCTGAACCGGAGCTTTTTTGCCGGTGCGGAATCGGATATCGACGCCGCGGAACTTGCCAACTTCATCGGTTAAGTTGGTTTCCACTGCGGGGGGGGTGTAGTCGTAGCTTACGCCGCGATAGGTGAGTTTCATGGGGTCGCCTC is part of the Nodosilinea sp. PGN35 genome and harbors:
- a CDS encoding DUF4278 domain-containing protein translates to MKLTYRGVSYDYTPPAVETNLTDEVGKFRGVDIRFRTGKKAPVQQPTLDLVYRGVTYQTGTPAVAPAVEAAPAAAPVAPAVAAPFSTEDRARIRMVNQHRSVKQRQQSMLTRLATEAGLPEDAAKYWNHIQGKVHPSFWATYSRSGAAAS